The sequence below is a genomic window from Gossypium hirsutum isolate 1008001.06 chromosome A11, Gossypium_hirsutum_v2.1, whole genome shotgun sequence.
ttttggtatgcgatgaattgattgaatttatattgattgaaattattttgattgaatttatattgattgaattatataatatatatgatttatgtagaaatttgaatattgaatgaatattATATTGAAAACTATATTGATTagaaatatgaggaaattgatatgaatatatgagattgtgatatttgaatatttgatattgaaaagtgaattgaattgtattgaattatgaattaatgtgaataattgaaatatattgttgaattgaatgaaattgtatgaattgtgaaaatgggtgaatatatgtgattatcagaatggtatattgatgaaagaattattaaattgagaaagtgaatgaaataccctattaactagtcgggctgagtcggatataattggcatgccataggatctggaagtgtacgggatttgccggctttatcaatcaggcactttatgtgtcgtatttcaggcacctcgtgtgttgttttaggcactttatgtgtcgtatactgatcaggtactatgtaccgttttaggcacaatgtgccgtactggtgtgtttgggttggaatccgtgtatccgtcaaagtccgggtttgttaataggggtaaataagtgaaagataaatcgaataaatttgattgatcaagctattgaaatgaaacgagaaattgaattgagaattgaaaatttagatatgaaattgaaaatatgaaccaaaggttcatgaaatgattggagctcgaattgatgatatatgatgccacttgatgaattgaaatgtgatttgagatataggaatcgtatgtatatactgaaagctatcagggatagtaagttgatatgatataaatgaaattgactgttattgaaatgaattaaaatggaatatgattgataagtgtatagttgaatataatttaatgatattgaattgtgaataaattaaggaaagctataccgaatagtaagtgaaagaatggagtaaatagtaatggatttatttaagaattgaacaattatgttattgtgtCTATTATATGAACTGTATAatatttatatggtaagtagttgaaatttatctatgaataaataattgcataattgtaattgttattatgatcttaagtatttgttatattttaaatgttcggattatagaaataccactgagtataccatactcagcgtacggtttattTTCGTacgcaggttaagtaaagatagtacgttgaatcagTATCCCAGGACGATCctgaattcattaaggtaaagtatgttgagtattgataatggcatgtacccaggatgtttaatgagagtcatttaggttgtaaaagtattgatgaaataagtaaattatggttggcaacggtatatagtatgaattttgaaatttactaaaaattcgtagtgattctaaattagtcccgaattgaatttactgttcatattggaccacgagggcccattaaagggacgacatcttaaaactaagatgtttgtgaatatttattttaattaatgaccgaaattggattgtactgactggtaatgtctcgtaaccctgttccggtgacggtatagggttaggggacgttacatgATAAGGATCTGGTTCACCCGCTCGGAGAAGTTGATTGATGGTATACCACTAACTGGCGACCGCACAAATCTGTTTCCAATAATTCAAAGTCCTCTTTGTTATGGAAAATATCTGTAGTTGTTGCTCGTTCTTCAACCCGGAAGCCAATTCCCAGCAAACAATCTTTCCATAACAAAACCTTCTCTGTAGTTAGAGTTGACTCCATTACCACGTCTAGGTCCCTTTTTATCTCCCTGATGCAGACCTTTTTTTATTAAGaatttagtctttctatttttcaaatttaaatacaaGTGTAATTGCTAATACTGTTAAAATtctattattaaatttatgtCCATTACGTCATTTTTTTGTTATGTAACTATCAAGCAGGTATTTTggatttcaaaatgttacacTAATAaacttcattaaaaaaatttaatgattttaataattgaatctaaaattttaaattaaaaaaactaaatttttaaaaataaaaatataaaaacaaaatttcttaATAGATGAAAAGTGTATTTACAAGATATTTTAACATTACGGTattgattaaataatataatatattattcacCCGAACCTATCCAAACCAACCCTAGCACTTATAAAAGGGGAACCAGCCAATGATATGAAAGCTGATTGTACAAAATTGGCAGTAGTGGGAGAGAAATGACGAGAGCCACTGCAACTGTCCACAACGTCGAGCAaagggtatatatatattttcagttTCTTTAGTCATTGTATATTTGTTTCTTACGGATCATCATGAGCTGATCATATTTTTGTTTATTCTTGCTTCAGAAACGGAAACATCGTGCAAAATCATCCAAAGTGATGGTGAAATTGATAAGCGAAACTCGAAGGTTGGTACTTATACTCGATAGTGAAAAACTACGTACCAACATcctttgttttttatttggttGTTTTATGTTGACAAGTCAACCTATGAGTTAAGATCGAGGACAAAGATATAATAGTAACAAGCCAAACAAAAACAGCTACTTTTTCCCTGaaatcaaatgaagaaaataaagtcCATGTATTTTCTCTATGTTTTTTCAGGTCATATGGGAAACAAGgcaggaagaagaagaagaagaagaacaagaagattcaattttcaagcaggGAAACCTTCGGCCTCGGTAAGACTAATTTCTTTCATCCAATATTAACACTCTCAAAAATATTGTTGATGAAAGTAATaagttcaattgatttttattttgaaaaataaattttaagtttaaattctgATTGGATTTTTTTAGAACTTTTCTATTTGTTCTTTTTGGTCTGCTAGAATTTTTTTTCCTATAATTGTTTCATCTAAAAGATAAATGCTGTAAgagataatttcaattaattcgtCTTTGATTTTTTCTAATATTAAAAGAACCATTTAACCAATGATTAGTTTCTTCTTTCtctcatttaattttattaatttgattacCGTTTACAAACGAAAGGAAGAAGCAGCAGAGTTGCTGGAAAGAAGCTGCGGCAGCACCACCGCAGGCGCCGGCTTAAGCGGATGGAAACCGAACTGGCAAAGATGAAAGCGGAGATGAGGGACTCGGCTGAGTCCCTAATGGCAGGTAAAGTAGAAGCTGATCAGGCTAAGGCTAAACTTCAAGTGCTGAAGTTGAAGCTTTTGGCAGTGAAGGAAATTGAAGCTTTTCTCATGGGTTTTCTTTGACTTATTGGAGTTTAGGACCTTCATGTCCTAAACTCCTTGCTAGGTCACAAGCAACGCCTCCTTGACTTATTGGAGGGCTACAATCGATAAGTATAATGGACTCGAGACTTAAATATGCTTTTCTTATTTATAAGAGTTGTTCTTGTGTAGTTAAATTGGAATGATTCTCTTACGTTAGTTGGGGTTCTTGCTAATTCgttcttgttttcttttctttctgcAAATTTCTAAGGTTCTTTGCTTGTTCTTGTGATTTACTCTTTCCCATTTTGTCTCCATTGAGAGCTGATTTGGGGTAGATTGAGAGAAACTTTCGAGATGATGTTCGGTAATTCTCGAATTTTAATGGTGAAGCATCGTAAGGGCATCGAGACCGATGCAAATTTGACCAATGAACTGGATTTTTCAGTTTTCAGCTTAGGCTGGAAGAGCTGAATGATCCGAAAGGGAACCATCGACGAGGCGAGGTTCAATCTTCAACAGATTGGAGATAGCTTTTTTAGAGTAACACAACCTAATCTTTACCCAAACGGAGAAAAAACGATAAGCTCGTGGTTAAGCCATCCCCACAGGCGGCTTTGAAGGGAGGTATAAGTCAATGGTAGAAAATTAATGTGGGTCCACcaaattttagctaattttttagAACTGCAAATCTCCTCTTGGGGGTCATGAAGGATTGGTTCAAATTAAAATTGTAGGCTCTAATTTGTTCTTGGTTCAATTCTCGAATCGAAAGGTTCGAAACTGGGTGGCAGAATCGTGTGGTTAGTGTATGAAATGGCAGACAGGACTCCAGTCTATGAAGTTTGACATGTAGAAGAGCCTTAGTCCCTTATACATGGTACATTCCTTCGAAACTCTATACTCAATGTAGtccctttttatatttttgtttgacGAGGGGAGAGAATTGGGTTGGGTTCTTCATCTTTGAACTCTGAACCTAATGTCATCCAAGACCTTAAATCAATGGAATATTTTTCTGCTGAACCAAAGGCTTGGTTGACACGACACAGCATAAGCTTTTATACTACAAAAACatgtgttgaaattgtgattatagCTGAAATTCCCAAAATAGTTAAAGTTGTATTGAGAGAGAATAAATGTGGAGGTCACAATTGAACTTACTTGGGCGCCACCTAAATGCCTTCATTGTCAAATCTTTAGACACTTCGAGAAAGAATGCCACCAGGAGCTGATAGTTATAGGGAAATGCATTCCTAAGTAGGTAGTGCAGAGCAGTGCAGTGCAGCTTACATGAGGAACTTAATTTTAAGGAGATAGTGCAAGAAGTTGAGGCTGTTAAACAAATTGTTGAAATTATTTGGGAGAAATTGATGCAAGACCAATCACATGAGGGATCCAGTTTTAGTATGCAAACAACACAAGTGTAGGTAAATAGAAATAATTGTTCCCCATCTGAAGAAGGTGCTTTCAGGATAAAAGATTTGAAGTGTTACACAAGACAGTTGAAGGCGAGATTGAACCAAAGCCCAGTAAACCTGTGGTGAATACAGTGATTTGGTTTGACAAATCATTTGAGACCAAAATAAAGGGAACAAATAGTTAGGAGGAACAATAGGCAGGTTAAAGGTGTATAATAAATAGCTTAATCGGTGTAGCTGGTAATTCTTCTTCATCTCTTTCTTTATGAATTGTCATTTTAGAACAAGAATGGCCTTAATGATCCTAATAAACAAAATAGGTTTGTTAATAGGATATGCAATTTGAAGATGGATATAGTTTGTTCGCTAGAAACTAGAATAAAGCATCACAATGCTCAGATGCTTGTAGATAATTAAGTCGATGTCAGCAGTGGTTACATAGTTACAATCATGCTTTAAATGGGAGAATTTGGATTCATTGGAAAGGTAAATTGCAGATTTAGTTGATTGAGGAATCAGATAATTTGATTACTTAAAGAGGAAGAAAATGCTATATGTCTGCCATTTACGGAAGTAATAGGGATATTGATAGGAGACAACTTTGGGAGAGTTTGCCAAGAGTCTCTACTCACATCAGAGGTGATGCTTGGGTTATAGCGGGTGATTTCAACATCGTTTGTAATCCAACTGAGAATGCTGAGTATAATGGTTCACAAGTTACTTGCTTGGCCAAATTAGATCTCATAGATCACCCATTCATATGCTTGGACTAACAAAAGGACATAAGGAATTTGTTTCTCCAAGAATGTCAGATCGTGGTCCAAGTTTGCTCAAACTAAAGACTAAGGAACATTCTACACTCAAACCCtttaaattctttaatttctGCATTGAACCCCCAAACTTAATGAAGGTTGGGAAAGCTTCTTGGATACAAATGGTAAATGGTAATCCTATGAGCTAGCTATTCTTTAATTTGAAAGTTACTCGAGGAATTTAATATTTTGTGATAGCTTTCTAAAGGAGTTCTTGCAAGTGTTTGTACCGGTTGACCCACACAATAAGGTAGTTGTTCAAGTCACCTATTAGAGGAAATACAATATGCCATCTTTGAGATGCATGGGAACCAAACCTTAGAAATTTTGGTTTCTCATGTCAACAACAAAATttctaacaaaataacaaaacttttaaCGAGTACAAACTTGTAAGCAAAATGGTTAAAAGTCTTGGCTTCTCATGCCAATAGCAAAATTTCTAAGTGAATATCAAAATTTTGAACCTAATTCTtagatatataataaaattttggtttctGGTGTcaacaaaataatttcttgacaaAATTTCTAATGGAATAACAAAACTTCtaagaaaaattgttaaaaattttggtataacTAAATTTTAGTTTCTTATGCCAATGATAAAATTTCTTGGTTGCAAAAGTAAAGCCAATGACTAATATAAAACCTTAGCATTTCTTCAATTCAAGTCTGGTTGGTTCGTTTCTTAATCtgaataataatttcattcaattatataattcaaatagcttaaaataattaattcaagtctataactcattttattataaatttataaaattacccctaatattttaatttttgtgcaatttagtctctaaactcaaaatttacaaattcaccattttttaaaaagaaaaaccttaCTAGCCGAATTTCCTAGGGGTTCATTACAGCCCATATTTTCTACCATTTCAcactattataattgaattttactattttctcaaATAGGTCtttaaacacaaaatcatcaaaaatcacttaacaaaatatttatatttaactaccaaatttaataatctatcaactagattcaaaaacacttcaaacacattcatggaaaatccctagaattttaacaattttacaaattgaccctcgGCTTAGTTacattaagctaatacgagctcaaaaatataaaaaattacaaaaaacgaGACTCAAAAACTTACAATGCATAAACAAAACACCATAGCCAAAAGCTCCCTATTCTCTACAATGGTTTTCTATTTGAGCAAAGCAGAATTGGAGAAGATGATAGCCATTCATCTTTTctgtaagttatttaattatttactattttacccttatgttATAACTTAATAATTAACATAAACATGCCCATAATTGTTCACTATCAACATGTATAGTATAACTACCATCTAAATCCTTTAGCTTgagatttcatagccatttgacccctttaactaatagaaataaacttttgcacatttttcaattagtcctttttacctaaatTATCTATTTaatcgttaaaattttttaacaaaattttaatacgactccaATAaatactcgtaaatattaaataattttttaaacactAACTCACTTGTCAGaatagtggtcccgaaatcactgttttcAACACCACAAAAAATGGGTTATTGcagttcatctactaatataaattgtttatttgtattATGATTCGACACGTAATACTGCTTagcattagttaaacattagacaaccagtgagcaacttttgcttctattttatttttcttgcaaaaaCCATGCGAGGACAGtatacaaagtattaatataattcatgaataattttattaacaaatctgtttgaaaaaaattacaagtatacttACACGAAAATATTACACTTAGGACACCATATCCAAcaaaaataggatcatatttggtgaataaatttaactcaaataaattaattatattctaTGAGGGTAACATACTTATGACACGGTCATTGGACAATAATTCAttaagttgctttcataatggtatataataggagagagttcaatcatggtactttagttgaatgactccatgattaaataatgttgtaattgatAGACAAAAAATcataacttaattacaaattatttgaacattGATTGTATATGTCCAAccggtccctctgctagctcgatATAACCTAAAACATATTGCATGTAGAACTAACAATAAGGAATGAATGAAATGATAATTAAGAGAAATAGAGTGCATGTATCACTATATGCAATGAATGCGTTTTCTCGCTAAGTACATAAGATgacttagaaattaaattaattcatttgaatttttatttaattaattgcaattaaataattgaatttgaagtggaaattaaaataatcaatcaTTGCAGTTTTATAGAACGAGAcaaataaatatatttcctcataaaTTCTAatacggtaaagttgtcatgattttaacggtATTAGAattgagttaagaaaataatttaattggaaaaattaattaattaactaattaatattttgaaaaataaaaaataattattggatTGGTAAAAATATAAGTGTTGGTTAAATGTCTAAATAACACGTATAATTATTTCTAGTACATGAGACAGGCCCAAAAAGCCCATCCCAAGTGGGAGGGATGACAAGCCCTAGTGTTTATTAGTATTCTATATAAAAAGAATattgtattttctattaaaatattatttaattattcattatTCAAGTAAAACTCTTATAACTTTTTCCTATAAATAAGAACTATGGGTTGACCTAAAAATATACAAGCGATACACCAATTGAGAGTTGTTACTTTGTCAGAAAATAGTGGtaatttattaacaaaataaattctattttctacaAAGTTCAAAAGTTTTTTGTTTCTCATAGAGAGAAAATTAACTTTCCCATTGAAAGTTAATCAAAGAtttcattttttatgttttgttcgTGTTGTTTAAGCCCACACTCAAATAAGTTAGGATTTGATGATAGCGAATAAAATCGTTTGGTCGAATGCCAGGAAATGACATAGACTGCATTGCTCAAAGCACATATAATAATTTGGTCTAGGGTTTATTCCTATAAATATCACAAggcttatttttaaataaaaaaattaaacttccgTTATGGAATGCTCACTGTTTTCTTAATTGATTTTTCCagcaaaatatttttttcagaatCACCTTAagggtttaatttttaattatttctccAATCCTTATACTCTTCAACCTTTTAAAAGTTAATCTATTTACatttaattttaggaattgaGTACTATACTCGTCTAATGTAAAAATTAAAGTCCAATTAATAAGACTATTAATGAActttaaacttgaaaattttggcaatttagtatttaaatgccttattaaaaaaataaaagtccaaTTAATAACAGTATTAATGAACTTGGAATCTTGCCTTTTGCTTATCtgatttaaaaacaataatttaactGATAACACTTTTAATTAAGGCCCCACTGATAATACATCTTCATAATTAATAGAGATCAAGTGACAACGTTTttaattgaacttgaatttttatatgaaacaagtagaaatattaaattctttgaaattaaaagttaaagaattgttgattgagttttaactcggTTGGTACTTGTATTGTTGTTAGTATGGAAGGACGTAAATTTGAGTGTGTTTCAGCGCATTTAAATATTGGAAAAGAGTCATGGATAATTCTGAGCCTTGcatataaaaagtaaaataaatcaatttccaaattttaaaaatatagggaTTGGAAACAAAATTAGAccaaaatttatttgtaatttctGGATATGATAACAGGATGGGGGTATTGCCCGTCCTAACCCCAACTTTATAATACCTCCAACCTAACTCCCTTGATCCaatccaaattaaatattaatttgctCACCCTGAAAAATCAAAGCTACGTTCGACTCCCACCCGACCTAATATgctaccatttttattttttttatattttatcaaaatagaataataatttttatttttattatttctaataatACTAGTAATTGTTctctaaatataattatattaggcaaattttaatataacttttattatcatatatattatatataagagAAAATTTTGATCATGTTTTTCTTAAACTCAATCCAACCTGactaattaaaaaattgaacCCACCCAAAACATGATTTCAACAAACAACTCAACCTTATGAAATTATATCAAGTCTTAACCAGCcaaattgagttttttttccGGCGTTAATAATTTTCAAGGAGTTGAAGGGTTTTACTTAGaagtgagcgttcgatcgaatcaaatcgaataaaaaaaatgagttaattgagttgacgaatcttattttatcCTCCTAACTTggtttgaaattttctcgaatcgagtcgagtgataTGGAATTtaaatcaaatcgaatcgaatatatttgttcgagttaaattaaaaaaatgattttggtgttttttatttttatgtaatctttttttaaaatatttttctttaaaatttttaaacatgaccaTACAAAGAAAAATTGAAGTGAACAAATAAAAACGACTGATGAAAAAGAATGAGAGGACTTTGATTTTTGGGGGTAAATAgggagaaataaaatatttttggggATTTTGATTTTTGGGAGTAAAAGGGGGAGAGAAAGTAAAAAATTTTGAAGGTAAGGGGGATAAAAATTCGTGGGGGGATTTTTGGGGGGTAAAGAgggagaaataaaatatttttgagggATTTGGATTTTGGGGAGTAAAATGGGGGGGGGGAATAAAATTTTTGGAGGTAAGGGGGATAAAAAGTTTGCGAGGGGATTTGGTTTTGGGGGATAAAGGGTGAGAAATTCCAAatttcaactcgattcgaactcgaaatttaaattaTTCTAATTATTAGGTAgttttatattaactttattcgaattatttgagttatttaaattcaaaaattcaactcgattcaaactcaaaattcgaaaaaaaattgagttcTGTAACATCTCAGAAATCGGGGTTAGTAGAATTGAGTTTGTGAATTGAGAGAGAAAGAGTGGTTATGCCCtaatttttgatattatttatgCGTTTTTAGGAAacaaa
It includes:
- the LOC107891998 gene encoding uncharacterized protein codes for the protein MTRATATVHNVEQRKRKHRAKSSKVMVKLISETRRSYGKQGRKKKKKKNKKIQFSSRETFGLGRSSRVAGKKLRQHHRRRRLKRMETELAKMKAEMRDSAESLMAGKVEADQAKAKLQVLKLKLLAVKEIEAFLMGFL